One genomic region from Rosa rugosa chromosome 1, drRosRugo1.1, whole genome shotgun sequence encodes:
- the LOC133725992 gene encoding uncharacterized protein LOC133725992: MASVIMAPTLSSFSVNRSSRDCSKWSSTNGKRSGLTVKAMRVEKSLEELYEVRVERKVSPERVAELGVSRWSTWKTGKCKLPWDWQVDQLVYIEEGEVRVVPEGSKKFMRFVAGDLVRYPKWFEADLWFNGPYQERYSFRAYGDD, from the coding sequence ATGGCGAGTGTGATTATGGCCCCAACCTTGAGCTCATTCTCTGTAAACAGAAGCAGCAGAGATTGCAGCAAATGGAGTAGTACTAATGGGAAACGCAGTGGTCTAACGGTGAAGGCAATGCGGGTGGAGAAAAGTCTGGAGGAATTGTATGAAGTTAGAGTCGAGCGCAAAGTGTCGCCTGAACGAGTAGCAGAGCTTGGAGTTTCAAGGTGGTCAACGTGGAAGACCGGCAAGTGCAAGTTGCCGTGGGACTGGCAGGTGGACCAGCTGGTTTACATTGAGGAAGGAGAGGTAAGGGTTGTGCCGGAAGGAAGCAAGAAGTTCATGCGATTTGTGGCTGGAGATCTTGTTCGTTACCCCAAGTGGTTTGAAGCTGACCTTTGGTTCAATGGTCCATACCAAGAGCGTTACAGTTTCAGAGCATATGGAGATGATTAA
- the LOC133725988 gene encoding serine/threonine protein phosphatase 2A 59 kDa regulatory subunit B' gamma isoform, which yields MIKQILGRIPRKPSKSSQNDAYNDGGVNGIGPNSINSSKSTSAAASKSSNSGSGASRTSNGILAPQSSKSKKSGQVGPLLHSGAYEALPSFRDVPSAEKQGLFIKKLNMCCVVFDFNDPSKNVREKDIKRQTLLELVDYISSVSSKFNEVTMQEITKMVSTNLFRTFPSSNHEKKALESYDQDEEDQMLEPAWSHLQVVYEFLLRFVASPETDAKLAKRYIDQAFVLKLLDLFDSEDQREREYLKTILHRVYGKFMVHRPFIRKAINNIFFWFIFETQKHNGIAEMLEILGSIINGFALPLKEEHKLFLVRALIPLHKPKCVSMYHQQLSYCITQFVEKDAKLSDTVIRGLLKYWPITNSSKEVMFLGELEEVLEATQPSEFQRCMVPLFRRIGQCLSSSHFQVAERALFLWNNDHIRTLITQNRQVILPIIFPAMEENTRSHWNQAVRSLTLNVRKIFSDVDQELFDECLATFQEDETKEKETQEKRESTWKRLEDVAASKALNTEVGLVSRFASTAISTSQKPRATSGS from the exons ATGATCAAACAAATTCTGGGTAGAATACCTCGAAAACCCTCGAAATCATCGCAAAACGATGCATATAACGATGGAGGGGTTAATGGGATTGGACCCAATTCCATTAACAGCTCAAAATCTACTTCTGCTGCTGCATCAAAGTCTTCGAATTCGGGTTCCGGGGCTTCAAGAACCAGCAATGGGATTCTTGCCCCACAGTCAAGTAAATCCAAGAAATCCGGTCAAGTAGGTCCTTTGTTGCATTCAGGAGCCTATGAGGCCCTGCCGAGTTTTAGGGATGTTCCCAGTGCAGAGAAGCAGGGTCTTTTCATCAAGAAATTGAATATGTGTTGTGTTGTATTTGATTTCAACGATCCGTCGAAGAATGTCAGGGAGAAGGACATAAAGAGGCAGACTTTGCTTGAACTTGTGGATTACATTTCATCTGTGAGTTCGAAATTCAATGAGGTGACAATGCAGGAGATTACTAAGATGGTGTCTACCAATTTGTTTCGGACTTTTCCATCTTCGAATCATGAGAAGAAGGCTCTTGAGAGTTATGACCAAGATGAGGAGGACCAGATGTTGGAGCCTGCTTGGTCTCATCTTCAGGTTGTGTATGAGTTTCTGTTAAGATTTGTGGCTTCCCCGGAGACAGATGCTAAGCTAGCTAAAAGATATATTGACCAAGCGTTTGTTTTGAAATTGCTTGATTTGTTTGACTCTGAGGATCAAAGAGAGAGGGAATACTTAAAAACGATTCTCCACCGGGTTTATGGGAAGTTCATGGTACATCGACCATTCATTAGGAAAGCCATCAACAATATCTTCTTTTGGTTCATATTTGAGACTCAGAAGCACAATGGGATTGCAGAAATGCTTGAAATTCTAGGCAGTATAATCAATGGTTTTGCTTTGCCTTTGAAGGAAGAGCACAAGCTGTTCCTTGTCCGCGCCTTGATTCCCCTTCACAAGCCTAAATGTGTATCTATGTACCATCAGCAACTTTCCTATTGCATTACTCAGTTCGTGGAGAAAGATGCCAAGCTATCTGATACCGTGATTAGAGGACTGTTGAAGTATTGGCCCATAACCAATAGTTCAAAGGAAGTTATGTTCCTTGGTGAATTGGAAGAAGTTCTGGAAGCTACCCAGCCATCAGAATTTCAGCGGTGCATGGTCCCTCTTTTCCGTCGAATTGGTCAGTGCCTCAGCAGCTCACATTTTCAG GTAGCTGAACGTGCATTGTTTTTGTGGAATAATGATCACATAAGAACTTTGATCACACAGAACCGCCAAGTGATTCTGCCAATAATCTTCCCTGCTATGGAGGAAAACACTCGGAGTCACTGGAATCAAGCTGTTCGGAGTTTGACATTGAATGTGAGAAAGATATTCTCAGATGTTGATCAAGAACTCTTTGATGAGTGCTTGGCTACATTCCAAGAAGATGAAACTAAAGAGAAGGAAACACAGGAGAAACGTGAATCAACCTGGAAGCGCTTGGAAGATGTGGCTGCCTCCAAGGCTTTGAACACTGAAGTCGGGCTTGTCTCAAGGTTTGCCTCCACTGCCATTTCTACGAGCCAAAAACCCCGAGCCACTTCTGGTAGTTGA